One window from the genome of Montipora foliosa isolate CH-2021 chromosome 5, ASM3666993v2, whole genome shotgun sequence encodes:
- the LOC138002487 gene encoding uncharacterized protein, giving the protein MLGFHQQQNALQQQQNKIVEMLAIQQKKSSLPQPRVPIFNGDPMEYEPFVRAFESIIESKTSSSSERLYYLEQFTSGDVRELVRSCHYLPPENGYQEAQRLIRKKFGDNYHVVAAYKTKALNLPDVKVEDGQALSRFAIFLMRCKNAVESSRNLTKLEQPETIKKLSLKLPFSLRVRWRRLVDEIMEDQGRAIRFNDLAEFVDHEARVATNPLFGKIVEDSRPRLDTRRVLLNKGSHEKTKERRSFASHVNNCLTSPATRELPSSDLPTVEEVSCLYCNDHHALESCKSLRSRPYGERIEFMKSKRLCFLCLSTEHIARNCPKRKTCAIVNCTSKHSTVLHTNSVARCPEANSATASTSSREEVLRVQSAMVNTGGRISPFVGTDTSRTAMAIVPVKLGVNGQRTLISLTTLDRKNSLIESFVLQDLAICDLEENVFVKLPPLYTRPEIPVSKEDIPNQVDVHKWPHLSGVYLPDVEAEVGLLIASDVLQILDPLEVRHCQDGGPYASRTIVGWVVNGPLGRRSHRSRISSFFSKADHDLNQMLKDYYNGDFPESSADDKPEMSQEELRFLRMLNSTAVLKEGHYKMALPFRDREVAVPNNRVQAEQRALWLKRKLHGNKNLYADCKVFMAEILEKGYAREVPMHTQALNCVKWYIPHHGIYHPRKPGKIRVVFDCSAKFQGTSRNDLLLKGST; this is encoded by the exons ATGCTAGGATTCCATCAGCAACAGAACGCTCTGcaacagcaacaaaataaaattgtggAGATGCTTGCAATACAACAGAAGAAAAGTTCTCTCCCTCAGCCTCGTGTCCCTATCTTCAACGGAGATCCTATGGAATATGAACCCTTCGTAAGAGCGTTTGAGAGTATAATCGAGTCCAAGACGTCAAGCAGTAGCGAAAGGCTCTATTACCTTGAGCAGTTTACTAGTGGAGATGTGAGAGAGCTCGTGCGATCGTGCCATTATCTCCCACCTGAAAATGGTTATCAAGAAGCTCAACGACTGATCAGGAAGAAGTTTGGTGATAATTACCACGTTGTAGCTGCATATAAAACCAAGGCATTGAATTTGCCCGATGTGAAAGTAGAGGATGGCCAAGCCCTAAGTCGATTTGCCATTTTCCTAATGAGGTGCAAGAATGCCGTGGAGAGTAGTAGGAACCTAACCAAGCTTGAACAACCCGAAACCATTAAGAAGTTATCTCTGAAGTTGCCGTTCAGTTTAAGAGTAAGATGGCGGCGCTTGGTGGATGAAATCATGGAGGATCAAGGAAGGGCTATCCGGTTTAATGACCTTGCTGAGTTTGTCGACCATGAAGCTCGCGTAGCGACCAACCCTCTCTTCGGGAAGATTGTCGAAGACTCTAGGCCTAGACTCGATACACGTCGAGTTCTGTTGAATAAAGGATCCCAcgagaaaacgaaagaaagacgTAGTTTTGCTTCGCATGTTAACAATTGCCTGACCTCACCTGCCACCAGGGAATTGCCAAGTTCAGACTTACCTACAGTAGAAGAAGTCTCTTGCCTTTATTGCAACGATCATCACGCCCTAGAGAGCTGCAAATCTCTTAGGAGTCGCCCCTACGGGGAACGAATCGAGTTTATGAAGTCTAAGCGTCTTTGCTTCCTTTGTTTGTCCACTGAGCACATAGCAAGGAATTGTCCGAAGCGGAAAACGTGTGCAATTGTCAATTGCACAAGTAAACATTCAACAGTTCTCCACACAAATTCTGTTGCACGTTGCCCAGAAGCTAACAGTGCCACAGCAAGTACTTCGTCTCGCGAGGAGGTTCTGCGTGTTCAAAGTGCTATGGTCAATACAGGCGGAAGAATTAGTCCCTTTGTTGGGACAGACACCTCGAGGACAGCTATGGCCATTGTTCCAGTTAAA TTAGGAGTAAATGGCCAAAGAACTTTGATTTCTTTAACAACGTTGGACAGAAAGAACAGCCTCATTGAAAGTTTCGTTCTGCAAGATCTGGCTATTTGCGACCTGGAGGAGAACGTGTTTGTCAAATTGCCTCCCTTGTACACAAGACCCGAGATTCCCGTATCAAAGGAGGATATCCCAAACCAGGTTGATGTTCACAAATGGCCACATTTGAGTGGAGTGTATTTGCCGGATGTAGAAGCAGAAGTCGGTCTCCTAATAGCCAGTGACGTCCTGCAGATCCTCGATCCTCTAGAAGTGAGGCATTGTCAAGATGGCGGCCCTTACGCGTCCCGTACAATTGTAGGTTGGGTTGTGAATGGTCCCTTAGGGCGTCGTAGCCACCGCTCACGCATATCCAGTTTCTTTTCTAAGGCTGACCACGATCTCAACCAGATGCTGAAGGACTACTACAATGGTGATTTCCCCGAATCCAGTGCAGATGATAAACCTGAGATGTCCCAAGAGGAGCTGCGTTTCTTAAGGATGCTAAATAGTACGGCAGTTCTGAAAGAAGGTCATTACAAGATGGCTTTGCCATTCAGAGATCGTGAAGTCGCGGTGCCGAACAATCGGGTACAAGCTGAACAGCGAGCGCTATGGCTGAAGCGGAAGCTCCATGGTAACAAGAACCTGTATGCTGACTGCAAGGTCTTTATGGCTGAGATTCTAGAGAAGGGCTACGCCCGTGAAGTTCCCATGCACACGCAAGCGTTAAACTGTGTAAAGTGGTATATCCCGCACCACGGCATCTACCATCCTCGCAAGCCTGGTAAAATACGAGTCGTTTTCGACTGTTCTGCGAAGTTTCAGGGAACGTCGCGCAATGATCTGTTGCTCAAGGGTTCAACTTAA
- the LOC138002488 gene encoding uncharacterized protein, producing MADIEAMFYQVRVAEEDRTFLRFLWLPEGNLDENLEEYQMVVHLLGAASSPACSNFALRKTAEDNSDYFPREVVSSVNKNFYVADCLKSLPSTEEALQHASDLKCLLSRGGFHLTKWVSNSRRVLDAIPEAERAKEVKNLDLSKENLPFERALGVRWCIETDTLGSR from the coding sequence atggcGGATATTGAAGCGATGTTTTACCAGGTTAGAGTAGCCGAAGAAGACCGAACCTTTCTCCGTTTCCTGTGGTTGCCTGAAGGTAACCTGGACGAAAATCTCGAAGAGTATCAGATGGTTGTGCATTTGTTGGGAGCAGCTTCATCTCCAGCATGTTCCAACTTTGCCCTGCGAAAGACGGCAGAGGACAACAGCGACTACTTTCCAAGGGAAGTTGTAAGCTCTGTTAACAAGAACTTTTATGTAGCCGATTGCCTGAAATCTTTACCATCAACTGAAGAAGCTTTACAACATGCAAGTGATTTGAAATGTTTGCTGTCAAGAGGTGGATTTCATCTGACCAAATGGGTTAGTAATAGTCGCAGAGTCCTTGATGCCATCCCTGAAGCCGAGCGCGCCAAAGAAGTAAAGAACTTGGACCTTAGTAAAGAAAATCTACCATTCGAAAGAGCCCTTGGAGTTCGATGGTGCATAGAAACGGATACTTTGGGTTCAAGATAG
- the LOC138003058 gene encoding QRFP-like peptide receptor has product MSVNETDLNSFRDFKKYTIERVDVVFAVLYSLLLIVGFTGNCLVITVVRKTKSMHTTTNILLVNLAVSDIVILLWCPRTYSFVFYPIHPSGKTGDYICKMFTGNAIITVAIASSVLTLSVLAIERYHALMKPMRTELRLTIEHVKYVVFFIWIGAISISFPNFSESKYSQRYGRYDHA; this is encoded by the exons ATGTCGGTTAACGAAACGGATTTGAACAGTTTTCGAGACTTTAAAAAGTATACGATCGAGCGAGTAGACGTGGTTTTTGCTGTTCTGTATTCGTTGCTGTTAATTGTCGGGTTTACAGGAAACTGTCTCGTTATAACTGTGgttcgcaaaacaaaaagtatGCACACGACCACAAATATTCTTCTCGTCAACTTAGCTGTCAGCGATATTGTCATTCTACTTTGGTGCCCAAGAACCTACAGCTTTGTTTTTTACCCCATACATCCTTCAGGAAAAACTGGCGATTATATTTGCAAAATGTTCACAGGCAATGCTATCATAACTGTGGCAATAGCCAGCTCTGTCCTAACACTCTCCGTTCTGGCCATAGAACGCTACCACGCACTGATGAAGCCCATGAGGACGGAACTTCGACTAACCATTGAACATGTTAAATACGTTGTCTTCTTTATTTGGATCGGAGCGATCTCAATAAGCTTTCCGAATTTTTCAGAAAGCAAGTACAGTCAACGATATGGAAG gTATGATCATGCATGA